The Saccopteryx leptura isolate mSacLep1 chromosome 2, mSacLep1_pri_phased_curated, whole genome shotgun sequence genome has a window encoding:
- the SPRYD4 gene encoding SPRY domain-containing protein 4 encodes MVVTEAGGKMALPIKRSLYLCRWGAQRLGVAAAEARRGVSFKLEKKTAHSSLALFKDDTGVRYGMVGLEPTTLALNVERFREWAVVLADTAVTSGRHFWEVTVTRSQQFRVGVADVDLSRDSCIGVDDRSWVFTYVQRQWHTMLANEKAPIEGIGQPEKMRLLHPNQRDGSGMVPETSLLTHPW; translated from the exons ATGGTGGTGACTGAGGCCGGCGgtaagatggcgctgcccattaAGCGTTCGCTGTACCTGTGCCGATGGGGAGCCCAACGATTGGGGGTTGCTGCCGCAGAAGCCCGCAGAg GCGTCAGtttcaaactggaaaagaaaaccgcccacagcagcctggccctctTCAAAGATGACACAGGTGTCAGATACGGCATGGTGGGGTTGGAGCCCACCACATTGGCCCTGAATGTGGAGCGCTTCCGGGAGTGGGCAGTGGTGCTGGCCGACACCGCGGTCACCAGCGGCAGGCACTTCTGGGAGGTGACAGTGACGCGCTCCCAGCAGTTCCGGGTAGGAGTAGCAGATGTGGACCTTTCTCGGGATAGCTGCATCGGTGTTGACGATCGTTCCTGGGTGTTCACCTATGTCCAGCGCCAGTGGCACACCATGTTGGCCAACGAAAAAGCCCCTATTGAGGGCATCGGGCAACCAGAGAAG ATGAGACTGTTACACCCAAATCAGAGAGATGGGAGTGGGATGGTTCCAGAAACATCACTGCTTACTCATCCATGGTAG
- the GLS2 gene encoding glutaminase liver isoform, mitochondrial isoform X2 translates to MLSRLGDLLFYTIAEGQERIPIHKFTTALKATGLQTSDPRLRDCLSQMRRMVRESSSGGLLDRDLFQKCVSSNIVLLTQAFRKKFVIPDFEEFTGHVDRIFEDAKELTGGKVAAYIPQLAKSNPDLWGVSVCTVDGQRHSVGHTKIPFCLQSCVKPLTYAISVSTLGTDYVHKFVGKEPSGLRYNKLSLNEEGIPHNPMVNAGAIVVSSLIKMDCNKAEKFDFVLQYLNKMAGNEYIGFSNATFQSEKETGDRNYAIGYYLKEKKCFPKGVDMMAALDLYFQLCSVEVTCESGSVMAATLANGGICPITGESVLSAEAVRNTLSLMHSCGMYDFSGQFAFHVGLPAKSAVSGAILLVVPNVMGMMCLSPPLDKLGNSHRGISFCQKLVSLFNFHNYDNLRHCARKLDPRREGGEVRNKTVVNLLFAAYSGDVSALRRFALSAMDMEQKDYDSRTALHVAAAEGHTEVIKFLIEACKVNPFVKDRWGNIPLDDAVQFNHLEVVKLLQDYQDSYTPSETQAEAVAEALSKENLESMV, encoded by the exons ATGCTGTCCCGCTTGGGTGATCTGCTCTTCTACACTATTGCTGAGGGACAGGAACGAATCCCTATCCACAAATTCACTACT GCACTGAAGGCTACTGGACTGCAGACCTCAGATCCTCGGCTCCGGGACTGCCTGAGCCAAATGCGCCGCATGGTTCGCGAGTCCAGCAGTGGTGGCCTCTTAGACCGAGATCTCTTCCAAAA GTGTGTGAGCAGCAACATTGTGCTCCTGACCCAGGCATTCCGAAAGAAGTTTGTCATTCCTGATTTTGAGGAGTTCACGGGCCATGTGGATCGCATCTTTGAAGATGCCAAAGAGCTGACTGGAGGCAAA GTGGCAGCCTACATCCCTCAGCTGGCCAAGTCAAATCCAGATCTGTGGGGCGTCTCCGTGTGCACGGTGGATGGTCAGCG GCACTCCGTGGGCCACACGAAGATCCCCTTCTGCCTGCAGTCCTGTGTGAAGCCCCTCACCTACGCCATCTCGGTGAGCACCCTTGGCACTGACTACGTGCACAAGTTTGTGGGCAAGGAGCCCAGTGGCCTGCGCTACAACAAGCTCTCCCTCAATGAGGAAG GAATCCcccataaccccatggtcaatgcTGGTGCCATTGTCGTGAGCTCCCTGATTAAG ATGGACTGTAACAAAGCAGAGAAGTTTGATTTT GTGTTGCAATATCTGAATAAAATGGCTGGAAatgaatacataggtttcagcaaTGCCAC ATTCCAGTCAGAGAAGGAAACGGGGGATCGGAATTATGCCATTGGCTATTATCTGAAGGAAAAGAAG TGCTTTCCTAAGGGGGTGGACATGATGGCTGCACTTGATCTCTACTTCCAG CTGTGCTCCGTGGAGGTGACCTGTGAGTCAGGCAGTGTCATGGCAGCCACTCTGGCCAATGGTGGGATCTGCCCCATCACAGGAGAGAGCGTGCTGAGTGCTGAAGCAGTGCGCAACACCCTCAGCCTCATGCACTCCTGCGGCATGTACGACTTCTCAGGCCAGTTTGCCTTCCAT GTGGGCCTGCCAGCCAAGTCAGCTGTGTCAGGAGCCATCCTCCTGGTGGTACCCAATGTCATGGGAATGATGTGTCTGTCACCTCCTCTGGACAAGCTGGGGAACAGTCACAGGGGCATCAGCTTCTGCCAG AAGTTGGTGTCTCTCTTCAATTTCCACAACTACGACAACCTGAGGCACTGTGCCCGCAAGCTGGACCCACGGCGTGAGGGGGGAGAGGTTCGG AACAAGACTGTGGTCAACCTGTTATTTGCTGCCTATAGTGGTGATGTTTCAGCTCTTCGAAG GTTTGCCTTGTCAGCCATGGACATGGAACAGAAAGACTACGACTCACGCACAGCCCTGCATGTTGCTGCAGCTGAAG GACACACTGAAGTCATTAAATTCCTGATTGAGGCTTGCAAAGTGAATCCTTTTGTCAAGGACAG GTGGGGTAACATTCCTCTAGATGATGCTGTACAGTTCAATCACTTGGAGGTGGTGAAACTGCTTCAAGATTACCAGGACTCCTACACCCCCTCTGAAACTCAGGCTGAAGCAGTGGCTGAGGCTCTGTCTAAAGAGAACTTAGAGAGCATGGTGTGA
- the GLS2 gene encoding glutaminase liver isoform, mitochondrial isoform X3, which produces MPFPLDLGLWVRRTRAVKCCQPRRVFGQVGPWDGACPSDSSESGMLSRLGDLLFYTIAEGQERIPIHKFTTALKATGLQTSDPRLRDCLSQMRRMVRESSSGGLLDRDLFQKCVSSNIVLLTQAFRKKFVIPDFEEFTGHVDRIFEDAKELTGGKVAAYIPQLAKSNPDLWGVSVCTVDGQRHSVGHTKIPFCLQSCVKPLTYAISVSTLGTDYVHKFVGKEPSGLRYNKLSLNEEGIPHNPMVNAGAIVVSSLIKMDCNKAEKFDFVLQYLNKMAGNEYIGFSNATFQSEKETGDRNYAIGYYLKEKKCFPKGVDMMAALDLYFQLCSVEVTCESGSVMAATLANGGICPITGESVLSAEAVRNTLSLMHSCGMYDFSGQFAFHVGLPAKSAVSGAILLVVPNVMGMMCLSPPLDKLGNSHRGISFCQKLVSLFNFHNYDNLRHCARKLDPRREGGEVRNKTVVNLLFAAYSGDVSALRRFALSAMDMEQKDYDSRTALHVAAAEGHTEVIKFLIEACKVNPFVKDRWGNIPLDDAVQFNHLEVVKLLQDYQDSYTPSETQAEAVAEALSKENLESMV; this is translated from the exons TGATTCTTCAGAGAGTGGCATGCTGTCCCGCTTGGGTGATCTGCTCTTCTACACTATTGCTGAGGGACAGGAACGAATCCCTATCCACAAATTCACTACT GCACTGAAGGCTACTGGACTGCAGACCTCAGATCCTCGGCTCCGGGACTGCCTGAGCCAAATGCGCCGCATGGTTCGCGAGTCCAGCAGTGGTGGCCTCTTAGACCGAGATCTCTTCCAAAA GTGTGTGAGCAGCAACATTGTGCTCCTGACCCAGGCATTCCGAAAGAAGTTTGTCATTCCTGATTTTGAGGAGTTCACGGGCCATGTGGATCGCATCTTTGAAGATGCCAAAGAGCTGACTGGAGGCAAA GTGGCAGCCTACATCCCTCAGCTGGCCAAGTCAAATCCAGATCTGTGGGGCGTCTCCGTGTGCACGGTGGATGGTCAGCG GCACTCCGTGGGCCACACGAAGATCCCCTTCTGCCTGCAGTCCTGTGTGAAGCCCCTCACCTACGCCATCTCGGTGAGCACCCTTGGCACTGACTACGTGCACAAGTTTGTGGGCAAGGAGCCCAGTGGCCTGCGCTACAACAAGCTCTCCCTCAATGAGGAAG GAATCCcccataaccccatggtcaatgcTGGTGCCATTGTCGTGAGCTCCCTGATTAAG ATGGACTGTAACAAAGCAGAGAAGTTTGATTTT GTGTTGCAATATCTGAATAAAATGGCTGGAAatgaatacataggtttcagcaaTGCCAC ATTCCAGTCAGAGAAGGAAACGGGGGATCGGAATTATGCCATTGGCTATTATCTGAAGGAAAAGAAG TGCTTTCCTAAGGGGGTGGACATGATGGCTGCACTTGATCTCTACTTCCAG CTGTGCTCCGTGGAGGTGACCTGTGAGTCAGGCAGTGTCATGGCAGCCACTCTGGCCAATGGTGGGATCTGCCCCATCACAGGAGAGAGCGTGCTGAGTGCTGAAGCAGTGCGCAACACCCTCAGCCTCATGCACTCCTGCGGCATGTACGACTTCTCAGGCCAGTTTGCCTTCCAT GTGGGCCTGCCAGCCAAGTCAGCTGTGTCAGGAGCCATCCTCCTGGTGGTACCCAATGTCATGGGAATGATGTGTCTGTCACCTCCTCTGGACAAGCTGGGGAACAGTCACAGGGGCATCAGCTTCTGCCAG AAGTTGGTGTCTCTCTTCAATTTCCACAACTACGACAACCTGAGGCACTGTGCCCGCAAGCTGGACCCACGGCGTGAGGGGGGAGAGGTTCGG AACAAGACTGTGGTCAACCTGTTATTTGCTGCCTATAGTGGTGATGTTTCAGCTCTTCGAAG GTTTGCCTTGTCAGCCATGGACATGGAACAGAAAGACTACGACTCACGCACAGCCCTGCATGTTGCTGCAGCTGAAG GACACACTGAAGTCATTAAATTCCTGATTGAGGCTTGCAAAGTGAATCCTTTTGTCAAGGACAG GTGGGGTAACATTCCTCTAGATGATGCTGTACAGTTCAATCACTTGGAGGTGGTGAAACTGCTTCAAGATTACCAGGACTCCTACACCCCCTCTGAAACTCAGGCTGAAGCAGTGGCTGAGGCTCTGTCTAAAGAGAACTTAGAGAGCATGGTGTGA